From a single Miscanthus floridulus cultivar M001 chromosome 8, ASM1932011v1, whole genome shotgun sequence genomic region:
- the LOC136473621 gene encoding protein DMP6-like — protein sequence MASSRAAPAGDAEAAPLLAATGDGAQHAAPTTTTVIGKALNSTADLAKHLPTGAVLAFEVLSPSFTADGTCNAANRALTGCLIGACALCCFVLCFTDSYRDAAGALRYGFVTPSGRLIPIDGGSSGSGSPPPRDDRYRLTVRDVMHGLLSFAVFLAVAIVDRDVVACFYPVESASTRQLLAAVPVAAGAAGSFLFAMFPSTRRGIGFPGAASSS from the coding sequence ATGGCATCATCCCGGGCGGCACCCGCTGGCGACGCAGAGGCGGCGCCGCTGCTTGCGGCCACCGGCGACGGCGCGCAGCATGCGGCACCCACGACGACGACCGTCATCGGCAAGGCCCTTAACAGCACCGCCGACCTCGCGAAGCACCTTCCCACGGGCGCCGTGCTCGCCTTCGAGGTGCTGTCGCCGTCCTTCACCGCGGACGGCACCTGCAACGCCGCGAACCGCGCGCTGACGGGCTGCCTCATCGGCGCCTGCGCGCTCTGCTGCTTCGTCCTCTGCTTCACCGACAGCTACCGCGACGCCGCGGGCGCGCTCCGGTACGGCTTCGTCACGCCCAGCGGCCGCCTGATCCCCATCGACGGAGGCAGCTCCGGCTCtgggtcgccgccgccgcgggacGACAGGTACAGGCTCACCGTGCGCGACGTCATGCACGGGCTGCTGTCGTTCGCGGTGTTCCTGGCCGTGGCCATAGTGGACCGCGACGTGGTGGCGTGCTTCTACCCCGTCGAGTCCGCGTCCACCAGGCAGCTGCTGGCCGCCGTGCCCGTGGCGGCCGGCGCCGCGGGGAGCTTCCTCTTCGCCATGTTCCCGTCCACGCGGCGCGGGATCGGCTTCCCCGGGGCGGCGTCCTCATCCTGA
- the LOC136473620 gene encoding small ribosomal subunit protein eS27, with the protein MVLQNDIDLLNPPAELEKLKHKKKRLVQSPNSFFMDVKCQGCFSITTVFSHSQTVVVCPGCQTVLCQPTGGKARLTEGCSFRRKGD; encoded by the exons ATG GTTCTCCAGAACGATATCGACCTCCTCAACCCGCCGGCAGAGCTCGAGAAGCTCAAGCACAAGAAGAAGCGCCTCGTCCAGTCCCCCAACTCCTTCTTCATG GATGTCAAGTGCCAGGGATGCTTCAGCAT AACCACTGTTTTCAGCCACTCCCAGACTGTTGTGGTGTGCCCAGGCTGCCAGACTGTCCTCTGCCAGCCCACAGGAGGAAAGGCGAGGCTCACGGAGGGCTGCTCTTTCCGCCGGAAGGGAGACTAG